A single Fusobacterium hominis DNA region contains:
- a CDS encoding cobyrinate a,c-diamide synthase encodes MKGFMIAGVSSGIGKTTVSMGLMSLFDNVSPFKVGPDYIDPGFHQFVTGNKSYNLDLFMMGEDGVKYSFYKHAKDISIVEGVMGLYDGIDHSLDNNSSAHISRLLNLPVILIVDGGGKSTSIAAQVLGYKMFDKRVNLAGVIINRVSEKMYEHYKEAIEKFTDVKCLGYVPEDKTLNLSSRHLGLLQADEIGDLKEKIHHLKSVLEKTIDKEEISKISEIADVKSIKYPFEHLKDKYKGYKIGIARDNAFSFYYNDNLELLEYLGFIIVPFSPIKDKKIPEVDMLYFGGGYPEIYSEQLSKNKSLINSIIKFYKNNGIIFGECGGFMFLTDGIKQLDGSYSQMCQIINCNIEMRNRLDISRFGYISIEKNGNIIGRGHEFHYSKIENVYKDTREYNAEKPNGKKWTCIFSNKNLKAGYPHLHFFKSIEFLKELLEKMEDKK; translated from the coding sequence ATGAAAGGATTTATGATAGCAGGTGTTAGTAGTGGAATAGGAAAAACTACAGTATCTATGGGACTTATGTCTTTATTTGACAATGTTTCTCCTTTTAAAGTCGGACCAGATTATATTGATCCAGGATTCCATCAATTTGTAACTGGAAATAAAAGTTATAACTTAGATCTTTTTATGATGGGAGAAGATGGAGTTAAATATAGTTTTTATAAACATGCAAAAGATATATCTATAGTTGAGGGAGTTATGGGATTATACGATGGAATTGACCATAGTTTAGATAATAATAGCTCAGCTCATATTTCAAGATTACTTAATCTTCCAGTTATATTAATAGTTGATGGTGGAGGAAAAAGTACAAGTATTGCTGCACAAGTTTTAGGATATAAAATGTTTGATAAACGAGTTAATTTAGCTGGTGTAATAATAAACAGAGTAAGTGAAAAAATGTATGAACATTATAAAGAAGCTATTGAAAAATTTACTGATGTAAAATGTTTAGGATATGTTCCAGAGGATAAAACTCTGAATTTATCTAGTAGACATCTAGGTTTATTACAAGCAGATGAAATTGGTGATTTAAAAGAAAAAATACACCATTTAAAAAGTGTATTAGAAAAAACAATTGATAAAGAAGAAATTTCAAAAATTTCTGAAATAGCAGATGTAAAATCAATAAAATATCCATTTGAACATTTAAAAGATAAATATAAAGGATACAAAATAGGGATTGCCAGAGACAATGCTTTTAGTTTTTATTATAATGACAATTTAGAGCTGCTTGAATATTTAGGATTTATTATTGTTCCATTTTCTCCTATAAAGGATAAGAAAATTCCTGAAGTTGATATGCTTTATTTTGGTGGTGGTTATCCTGAAATTTACTCAGAACAGCTATCAAAGAATAAAAGTCTTATAAATTCAATTATAAAATTTTATAAAAATAATGGGATCATATTTGGAGAGTGTGGTGGCTTCATGTTCTTAACTGATGGTATAAAACAATTAGACGGATCATATTCACAAATGTGTCAAATTATAAATTGCAATATTGAAATGAGAAATAGATTAGATATTAGTCGTTTTGGATATATAAGTATAGAAAAAAATGGAAATATTATTGGAAGAGGACATGAATTTCATTACTCAAAAATAGAAAATGTGTATAAAGATACAAGAGAATATAATGCAGAAAAGCCAAACGGGAAAAAATGGACATGTATATTTAGTAATAAAAATTTAAAAGCTGGATATCCGCATTTACACTTTTTCAAGAGTATAGAATTTTTAAAAGAATTATTAGAAAAAATGGAGGATAAAAAATAA
- the cbiD gene encoding cobalt-precorrin-5B (C(1))-methyltransferase CbiD: MSELRSGYTTGSCAAAGVKACLEALLNNNLYENIEFTTLNGISLNIPIFRLKIINNRHATCAITKFSGDDPDVTNGIQICSQIKIVDKLPKIDRGIYFNNFVLVGGRGVGLVTKNGLQVPIGKSAINPGPQKMIKEVADDMLEQAGKKAVITIFVPEGIVKSKKTFNPKLGIQRGISILGSTGIVKPMSEDALKDSMFVELKVLRMAKDRDWVIFTFGNYSKDYCEKLGLDQEQTIVISNYAGFMIDSAVKLGFKKILFLGHIGKAIKIAGGIFNTHSRVADARVEIMAANAFICGEKSETIHKILNSNTVEEACEFIENKDFFKTIANKVKKRVEEYSRDEIECEVLLFSFKGATLGYTDNFYKMAGEFTEKN; encoded by the coding sequence ATGTCTGAACTACGAAGTGGGTATACTACAGGAAGTTGTGCTGCTGCTGGAGTAAAAGCTTGTCTTGAAGCTTTACTAAATAATAATTTATATGAAAATATAGAATTTACCACTTTAAATGGAATCAGTTTAAATATTCCTATTTTTAGATTAAAAATTATAAATAATAGACATGCTACTTGTGCTATTACAAAATTTTCAGGAGATGACCCTGATGTTACAAATGGGATTCAAATATGTAGCCAAATAAAAATTGTAGATAAACTTCCTAAAATAGATAGAGGAATATATTTTAATAATTTTGTTTTAGTTGGTGGGCGTGGAGTTGGATTAGTGACTAAAAATGGATTACAGGTTCCAATAGGTAAATCGGCTATTAATCCAGGTCCACAAAAGATGATAAAAGAAGTAGCAGACGATATGCTAGAACAAGCTGGAAAAAAAGCAGTAATAACAATATTTGTTCCAGAAGGAATAGTAAAATCTAAAAAAACATTTAATCCAAAACTTGGAATACAAAGAGGAATTTCAATTTTAGGGTCTACTGGTATTGTAAAACCAATGAGTGAGGATGCTTTGAAAGATTCTATGTTTGTAGAATTAAAAGTTCTAAGAATGGCAAAAGATAGAGACTGGGTTATTTTTACTTTTGGAAATTATAGTAAAGATTACTGTGAAAAATTAGGACTAGATCAAGAACAAACTATTGTTATAAGTAATTATGCTGGATTTATGATAGATTCAGCTGTTAAATTAGGATTTAAGAAAATACTTTTTTTAGGGCATATAGGAAAAGCAATCAAAATAGCAGGTGGAATATTTAATACTCATAGTAGAGTAGCAGATGCAAGAGTTGAAATTATGGCGGCAAATGCCTTTATATGTGGAGAAAAAAGTGAAACAATACATAAAATTTTAAATTCTAATACTGTTGAAGAAGCATGTGAATTTATAGAAAATAAAGATTTTTTTAAAACTATTGCTAATAAAGTAAAAAAAAGAGTAGAAGAATATTCAAGAGATGAGATTGAATGTGAAGTTTTACTATTTTCTTTTAAAGGAGCTACATTGGGATATACTGATAATTTTTACAAAATGGCAGGTGAGTTCACTGAAAAAAATTAA
- the cobM gene encoding precorrin-4 C(11)-methyltransferase, whose product MEKVFFIGAGPGDPELITIKGQRIVKEADIIIYAGSLVPREVIECHKEGAEIYNSASMNLEEVMDVMIKGIKAGKKVARVHTGDPAIFGAHREQMDILDEHGIEYEVIPGVSSFLASAAAVKKEFTLPSVSQTVICTRLEGRTPVPENESLESLAKHKASMAIFLSVHMIGDVVKRLGTSYPMTTPIAVIQRASWPDQKIVIGTLETIENKVKEAGITKTAQILVGDFLGDKYEKSKLYDKTFTHEFRKGIN is encoded by the coding sequence ATGGAAAAAGTTTTCTTTATAGGAGCAGGACCTGGTGATCCAGAATTAATAACAATAAAAGGACAAAGAATAGTAAAAGAAGCTGATATTATTATATATGCAGGGTCGTTAGTTCCAAGAGAAGTAATAGAATGTCATAAAGAAGGAGCAGAAATATATAATTCAGCTTCAATGAATTTAGAAGAAGTAATGGATGTAATGATAAAAGGAATAAAAGCAGGTAAAAAAGTTGCTAGAGTTCATACAGGAGACCCAGCAATATTTGGAGCTCATAGAGAACAAATGGATATATTAGATGAACACGGAATAGAATATGAGGTAATACCTGGAGTAAGTTCATTTCTTGCATCTGCTGCAGCTGTAAAAAAAGAATTTACATTACCTTCTGTTTCGCAAACAGTAATTTGTACAAGACTTGAAGGAAGAACACCTGTTCCTGAAAATGAATCATTGGAAAGTTTAGCAAAACATAAAGCATCAATGGCAATTTTCTTATCAGTACACATGATAGGAGATGTAGTAAAAAGATTAGGAACATCATACCCTATGACTACTCCAATTGCTGTTATTCAAAGAGCTTCTTGGCCAGATCAAAAGATAGTTATTGGAACTTTAGAAACAATAGAAAATAAAGTTAAAGAGGCAGGAATAACTAAAACAGCTCAAATATTAGTTGGAGATTTTTTAGGAGATAAATACGAAAAATCTAAATTATATGATAAAACATTTACACATGAATTTAGAAAAGGAATAAATTAG
- the cbiE gene encoding precorrin-6y C5,15-methyltransferase (decarboxylating) subunit CbiE, whose translation MSSLKKINVVGLGPGNPDYITKKGIEYISNCDIAIGGKRQLEEVSFLLSPSCEKYTLNKLSDVIDFIKENRERQMCVIVSGDTGFYSLLPFLRKHFKKSELDVVPGISSYQYLFSRLGEAWHEYELLSIHGREMDYIDVLRHSTGVILLTDDKNTPYIIAKNVYDNGFKNMEIIIGERLAYPDEKITITNIENFNTLNREYKMNIAVIRQK comes from the coding sequence GTGAGTTCACTGAAAAAAATTAATGTTGTAGGATTAGGACCTGGAAATCCAGATTATATAACAAAAAAGGGAATAGAATATATATCTAATTGTGATATAGCAATTGGTGGAAAAAGACAACTAGAGGAAGTGAGTTTCCTTTTATCCCCTAGTTGTGAAAAATATACTTTAAATAAACTTAGTGATGTAATTGATTTTATAAAGGAAAATAGAGAAAGGCAAATGTGTGTTATTGTATCTGGAGATACAGGCTTTTATAGCTTATTGCCTTTTTTACGTAAACATTTTAAAAAATCTGAATTAGATGTAGTTCCTGGAATATCTTCATATCAATATTTGTTTTCAAGATTAGGAGAAGCTTGGCATGAGTATGAACTGTTGAGTATACATGGAAGAGAAATGGACTATATTGATGTTTTAAGACATTCTACAGGTGTAATTTTACTAACTGATGATAAAAACACACCATATATAATAGCAAAAAATGTTTATGACAATGGTTTTAAAAATATGGAAATCATAATCGGTGAAAGATTAGCTTACCCTGATGAAAAAATAACAATTACAAATATAGAAAATTTTAATACTTTAAATAGGGAATATAAGATGAATATAGCTGTAATTAGACAAAAATAG
- the cbiG gene encoding cobalt-precorrin 5A hydrolase, whose amino-acid sequence MKIAIWSVTRGAGKVALKIKKQITNCDAYTLSKFELEDTIQIESFNDTLISKFNSYDAHIFIMATGIVVRKIASLIKSKDVDPAIIVIDEKERFIISLLSGHLGGANELTSILANKLNLLPVITTSSDITGKIAVDTLSQKMNCEMENLEKAKKITSLIVDNKKVEVMLPNNVTVNSNNKNTSGVVIVSNKENIEVMRLYPKNIILGIGCKRNTSMTDILKAIDLVMNKHNLCYKSIKSIATVDVKADEKGLIDASKFLKKELVIIDRNEIKKVETMFKGSEFVKKQIGVTCVSEPCAYLASSKQGEFLEMKFIYNGITISIYEEKFGDE is encoded by the coding sequence ATGAAAATTGCTATTTGGAGTGTTACAAGAGGAGCAGGAAAGGTAGCATTAAAAATAAAAAAACAAATTACTAATTGTGATGCGTATACGTTGTCTAAGTTTGAACTAGAAGATACTATTCAAATAGAAAGTTTTAATGATACTCTTATAAGTAAATTTAACAGTTACGATGCCCATATATTTATTATGGCAACAGGAATAGTAGTTAGAAAAATTGCATCTCTTATAAAAAGCAAAGATGTTGATCCAGCTATTATAGTTATAGATGAAAAAGAAAGATTTATAATTTCTTTATTATCTGGACATTTAGGCGGAGCAAATGAGTTAACAAGTATCTTAGCTAATAAATTAAATCTTTTGCCAGTTATAACTACAAGTTCAGATATTACAGGAAAAATTGCAGTAGATACGTTATCACAAAAAATGAATTGTGAAATGGAAAATTTAGAAAAAGCAAAAAAAATAACATCATTAATAGTTGATAATAAGAAAGTTGAGGTTATGTTGCCGAATAATGTAACTGTTAATTCAAATAATAAGAATACTTCAGGTGTTGTTATAGTTTCTAATAAAGAAAATATTGAAGTGATGAGATTATATCCTAAAAATATTATTTTAGGAATAGGTTGCAAACGCAACACATCAATGACCGATATATTAAAAGCTATAGATTTGGTAATGAATAAACATAATTTATGTTATAAAAGTATAAAATCAATTGCTACAGTAGATGTAAAGGCTGATGAAAAAGGACTTATTGATGCTAGCAAATTTTTAAAAAAAGAGTTAGTTATTATAGATAGAAATGAAATAAAAAAAGTTGAAACAATGTTTAAAGGATCAGAATTTGTAAAAAAACAAATAGGAGTAACGTGTGTTTCTGAACCTTGTGCATATTTAGCATCAAGTAAACAAGGTGAATTTTTAGAAATGAAATTTATTTATAATGGAATAACGATATCAATTTATGAGGAGAAGTTTGGAGATGAATAA
- a CDS encoding precorrin-8X methylmutase has product MKNYIKVPQDIEKRSFEIIGEELGDKKNKFDDTTLPIIKRVIHTTADFEYADLIEFRNDPVSHAMKALKDGCKIYCDTNMIVNGLSKIVLSKFNCSANCYVSDPEVAKEAKERGVTRSIVGMEKAGKDKNTKIFLIGNAPTALYKLKEMIENNEIEKPELVVGVPVGFVGAAESKDVFKELDVPYITVNGRKGGSTVAVSILHGILYQMYKREGF; this is encoded by the coding sequence ATGAAAAATTATATAAAAGTTCCACAAGATATTGAAAAAAGAAGTTTTGAAATAATAGGTGAGGAGTTAGGAGACAAAAAAAATAAATTTGATGATACTACTCTACCAATTATAAAAAGAGTAATACATACAACAGCTGATTTTGAATATGCTGACCTTATAGAGTTTAGAAATGATCCAGTTTCTCATGCAATGAAGGCACTAAAAGATGGCTGTAAAATTTATTGTGATACAAATATGATTGTAAATGGATTAAGTAAAATTGTTTTATCAAAATTTAATTGTTCTGCTAATTGTTATGTATCAGATCCGGAAGTAGCAAAAGAAGCTAAAGAAAGAGGAGTTACAAGATCAATTGTTGGAATGGAAAAAGCAGGGAAAGACAAAAATACTAAAATTTTCTTAATTGGAAATGCACCTACAGCTTTATACAAATTAAAAGAAATGATTGAAAATAATGAAATAGAAAAACCAGAATTAGTAGTTGGAGTTCCTGTTGGATTTGTTGGAGCTGCAGAATCTAAAGATGTTTTTAAAGAATTAGACGTTCCTTATATAACAGTAAATGGAAGAAAAGGAGGAAGTACAGTAGCAGTTTCTATTTTACATGGTATTTTATATCAAATGTATAAAAGAGAGGGATTTTAA
- the cobJ gene encoding precorrin-3B C(17)-methyltransferase, whose amino-acid sequence MNKGKVYVVGIGPGNVQDMSIRCYNTLKNVDIIAGYITYVDLVKDEFKDKEFYVSGMKKEIDRCEKVLELALEGKNVALISSGDAGIYGMAGIMIEVALNSGVEVEVIPGITSSVAGAALVGAPLMHDQAIISLSDLLTDWNVITKRIDRASEADFVISLYNPKSKGRTEQIVEAREIMLRHKNPETPVALLRHVGREDQNYTLTNLQEMLDHEIDMFTVVIIGNSKTYIKEGRMITPRGYKL is encoded by the coding sequence ATGAATAAAGGTAAAGTTTATGTAGTTGGAATAGGACCAGGAAATGTTCAAGACATGAGTATTAGATGCTATAATACATTAAAAAATGTAGATATAATAGCTGGATATATAACTTATGTTGATCTTGTTAAAGATGAATTTAAAGATAAAGAATTTTATGTTTCTGGAATGAAAAAAGAAATAGATAGATGTGAAAAAGTATTAGAACTAGCATTAGAAGGTAAAAATGTGGCTCTAATTAGTAGTGGAGATGCTGGAATTTATGGAATGGCAGGAATTATGATAGAAGTTGCTTTAAATAGTGGCGTAGAAGTTGAAGTCATTCCTGGAATTACATCATCAGTAGCTGGAGCAGCATTAGTAGGAGCACCATTAATGCATGACCAAGCTATAATTAGTCTAAGTGATCTTTTAACTGATTGGAATGTAATTACTAAAAGAATAGATAGAGCAAGTGAAGCTGATTTTGTAATATCTCTTTATAACCCAAAAAGTAAAGGAAGAACTGAGCAAATAGTAGAAGCTAGGGAAATTATGCTAAGACATAAAAATCCAGAAACACCAGTTGCTTTATTAAGACATGTAGGAAGAGAAGATCAAAATTATACACTAACTAACCTACAAGAGATGTTAGATCACGAAATAGATATGTTTACAGTAGTAATTATTGGAAATTCTAAGACATATATTAAAGAAGGAAGAATGATTACTCCAAGAGGCTATAAATTATGA
- the cbiT gene encoding precorrin-6Y C5,15-methyltransferase (decarboxylating) subunit CbiT, with amino-acid sequence MHIYDKEFVQKELPMTKQEVRAITIAKLQLKPNSILIDVGAGTGTIGIEAATYMNDGQVIGIEKEEKGLDTIKENVKKIGVNNYSLIHGRAPEDIPNIEYDRMFIGGSTGSMNDIVNHFMKHSKADSRLVINTITLESLNESMDILKKFNFDDIEVINVMISRGKKIGKYTMMYGENPIYIITAVKQGGQSNEQ; translated from the coding sequence ATGCATATATATGATAAAGAATTTGTTCAAAAAGAACTACCTATGACTAAACAAGAAGTTAGAGCAATAACTATAGCAAAACTTCAATTAAAACCAAATTCGATATTGATAGATGTAGGTGCTGGAACAGGTACTATAGGTATAGAAGCAGCTACATATATGAATGATGGTCAAGTTATAGGAATAGAAAAAGAAGAAAAAGGTTTGGATACTATAAAGGAAAATGTAAAAAAAATAGGAGTAAATAATTATAGTCTTATTCATGGAAGAGCTCCAGAAGATATTCCTAATATAGAATATGATAGAATGTTTATAGGGGGATCTACTGGAAGTATGAACGATATTGTCAATCATTTTATGAAACATTCTAAAGCAGATTCTAGATTAGTTATCAATACTATAACTTTAGAAAGTCTAAACGAAAGTATGGATATACTAAAGAAATTTAATTTTGATGATATTGAAGTTATAAACGTAATGATATCAAGAGGAAAGAAAATTGGAAAGTATACAATGATGTATGGAGAAAATCCTATATATATAATAACAGCAGTGAAACAAGGAGGACAAAGTAATGAACAATAA
- the cobI gene encoding precorrin-2 C(20)-methyltransferase, translating into MNNKFYGIGVGVGDPEQLTVKAINILKKLDVVIVPEAKKDEGSTAYNISKQYLKDDVEVIFMEFAMLKDPLDRVAGRQANTRVVERLLDEGKNVGFLTIGDSMTYSTYVYILENIKDEYKKSIETVPGISSFADMSSRFNFPLVMGDESLKIVSINDNTDIEKELCDTDNIVFMKVSRNFDKLKKALEKTGNMDNIIMVSNSGKDTEKVFYDISNLTKQDIPYFTTMIFKKGGFNEWKKFSL; encoded by the coding sequence ATGAACAATAAATTTTATGGGATAGGAGTAGGCGTAGGAGATCCAGAGCAACTTACAGTCAAAGCAATCAATATTTTAAAAAAACTTGATGTTGTAATTGTACCTGAAGCTAAAAAAGATGAGGGAAGTACTGCATATAATATATCTAAGCAATATTTAAAAGATGATGTTGAAGTTATATTTATGGAATTTGCAATGCTTAAAGATCCTTTAGATAGAGTAGCAGGAAGACAGGCTAATACTAGAGTTGTTGAAAGATTACTTGACGAAGGAAAAAATGTTGGTTTTTTAACTATTGGAGATTCTATGACATATAGTACATATGTGTATATCCTAGAAAACATAAAAGATGAATATAAAAAATCTATAGAAACAGTACCAGGAATTTCTTCTTTTGCTGATATGTCATCAAGATTTAATTTCCCTCTAGTTATGGGAGATGAATCATTAAAAATTGTATCTATTAATGATAACACAGATATAGAAAAAGAATTATGTGATACAGATAATATTGTATTTATGAAAGTTAGCAGAAATTTTGATAAATTAAAAAAAGCTTTAGAAAAAACAGGAAACATGGATAATATCATTATGGTATCAAATAGTGGAAAGGATACAGAAAAAGTTTTTTATGATATTTCAAACTTAACAAAACAAGACATACCATATTTTACTACAATGATATTTAAAAAAGGAGGATTCAACGAATGGAAAAAGTTTTCTTTATAG